The Alphaproteobacteria bacterium genomic interval GCCCGTGCGCTTGGCGGTATTGACGATCTCACCGGTCGACTGATCCAGCACCCGATGATCGAATGCCTTCAGTCGGATGCGGATATTCTGTCCGTCCATGCTCTTTGTCCCGTTCGCCCGCTGCGTTTCTTGTCTATGCGTTTCTTGTCTGTGCGTTTCTTTTGTTCGTCTTACCCGAGGCCCTGTATTACTCGACGATGGAGGAGACGACGCCGGCGCCAACCGTGCGGCCGCCCTCGCGGATGGCAAAGCGCAGACCCTCGTCCATGGCAATCGGCGCAATCAGCGCAACGCTGATCGACACATTG includes:
- a CDS encoding elongation factor Tu; amino-acid sequence: NVSISVALIAPIAMDEGLRFAIREGGRTVGAGVVSSIVE